CAACAAGAATGATTTGCAGAACCAGCTTGACGATTGCCATTGTCGACACAGTTGAACCTCCAGTTCGAAACACTAATTATCTAGTATACCCCGAAGTACGGAAAACGTTCTATTACGCTTACGTAGATCAGCGGGAAGAAGCCACGGTTTTCAGCGTGAGGCGGCAGATCTTCGCAAGCTCATCCGCATCGAGCGAGGCACCGCCGATGAGGAAGCCGTCGACATCAGGCTGGCTGATGAGCTCGACTGCGTTCTTCGAATTGACCGAGCCGCCGTACAGGATGCGTACCGCTTCCGAGACCTTGGAACCGAACGTTTCATAAAGGTTGCTGCGGATGGCCTTGGCCGCGTCCTGGGCGCTGGCCGGAGTCGCCACCAGCCCGGTGCCGATGGCCCAGACGGGTTCGTAGGCGATGATCAGTTTGGCCGCTTCTTCGTCGGAAAGGTCGCGGGTGACGTCATGGACCTGGCCGACCGCGAAATCGAGCTCGATGCCCTTACGGCGCTCCTCCATGCTCTCCCCCACGCACAGGATCGGCTGCATGCCAGCGGTCAGCACGGCACGCACCTGATCGACGATGTTGGCATCGTCCTCCGGATGGTACTTACGACGTTCGGAATGACCGACGATGACGTATTTGCAGCCGAGCTGGGCCAGCATGTCAGCGTTGACGTCACCGGTGAACGCGCCCTGGTTG
The window above is part of the Bifidobacterium sp. ESL0704 genome. Proteins encoded here:
- the tpiA gene encoding triose-phosphate isomerase, which gives rise to MSSARIPLVAGNWKMNFDHLEATYFVQKLAWLLRDAHFDYKRVEVALMPTFTSIRSVQVLVEADKLKINYGAQTVSVTNQGAFTGDVNADMLAQLGCKYVIVGHSERRKYHPEDDANIVDQVRAVLTAGMQPILCVGESMEERRKGIELDFAVGQVHDVTRDLSDEEAAKLIIAYEPVWAIGTGLVATPASAQDAAKAIRSNLYETFGSKVSEAVRILYGGSVNSKNAVELISQPDVDGFLIGGASLDADELAKICRLTLKTVASSR